The window atttaaacttaaaaaaaaaatgtgtcaaactGGTGACTGGTGAAAGGCAGGTCCCAAGGTGGTaggtggagattattatgcaaagtgttcctagtgacgtacatagagatgggcaaaagatttgaactctataacgactcgtttcagcgattcagagtcgactccttactttagaagccaataactttataaatcgtgtactttttggttgaattactttgcacattgtttacactgatggacagctacatcatacactgtaatacaggtaatttttgatttcccatctgtgtgacTCTTTAACTTTTTAGAAGAGCTCGAAACGCCACATGTTGGAAAGCCTAGGGATTTCAAGAGTGATATAATGATACTAAGGAAACTGgtatttcttatattattttaatgtattctcgTAATCCTAAACACTTGTTTTTGGGCCAAACACATCTAAAATTTTCtgcactttattttttgttatttacgtAAAGCTGTGAATGAACCGGAAATCCCACACCTTCACGGAAAACAACTTCCACATTgcaaaaataaggtggataaataAAAGCTCCTTAACTAAAGAAATTATCTAACTATTTCAACTACTTTATTAAAGTattgtaactgattacatttgatcacTTTTCTAAATTTCCAATGAATGTTTTCagctgttaatcattttcaaacatttaaaccaggcagggttaaccttacagtgCTCAGCACTGACTActgtcaaaaatcattttaaagcacagcaccacaaaatcagactttagctcatctttttactttgagatcattCTAAGGGAAAATACAAATTTCAAATCATAACAacatatagtttaatagctatgatactgaaatatttttttaaatcaaatctttgcatagcaaTTATATCATGAAACagtggcatctaacaatgcctctatttagtttttttatctgtgcacttattcatttgcactgtaagcaattcattaaagtacataaataaaatacataaaatacaatgctgATAGGATTATATCTATCCTATCTATTATATCGATCAGTACAGATAtttatttgcactgtaaaaaacaaatacattacaaaacaaagcagctcattatcaggacattatccattcattttattgacatttctatatgtgcacattttcttttatatctTTTAGTATATCTCTACACTTCTTTTTtagctgccattttctcctctttttGCCCTTTTTTATGTCCTCTAGCTTTAGTTTTTGCTTGTTCACAAGGTCAGCATTGAGGAGCATCAGCTCCTTCAGGAAGTCTCTGGAGGGCTGGATGCGTCTCGACTTTATGACGTCATCAATGGCATCCTCCACCATCATGTCATGGCAGATCATCAGATATGCCAGAAACAGAGTCGCAGAGTGGTCGACACCCTGCTTGCAGCAAATCAACACCTTACCTgaggaaacaaaaaaagaaatatggtcaaaaaaactcattaataGACTATAACACACTTGATAATAGACAAGATatggagtgtgtttgtgtcagcCCTTACTTCCTGGCTTATTCACGGCCTTGTTAATGAATTTTGCAGCTGGCATGAAGCACTTGCTGATGTCAGAACAGTGTCTGTCCGTTGTAGGCAAGCTGTAATAATTGATGTGCAAGCCACTGTAATATCTGGACCCTGTATTGACTGTTCCTTCTAGATCTTCAACATAAGATTTTCCCAAGAAGTAGTTCAAGTCCTTTTTGGGCGCTGCAGCGTTCAGAATGTGAGTGATGCACATCTCCTGCAGCATATCTCGGTCTGTTGCAGCCTCTCTGCACAAGAACACAACAGCCTTGGTTAGTcttttatataaaactatttacgttgtagaataaatgacagaacaatGAGAGAAGTACAATCGTGTTGCAGACTTACTCGTCTCCGATGAAGACCCTGGGCCAGACATTGGTGACATGTCTTTGTTTGAGCAGTGTACACTGCTTCAAACGATCCTCTAGTTGGAGCATGTTTAAAGGGACGTAGTTTTCCAAACTTGCAAGTTCAGATAACACTGTAGACTCTGGCTCAAGAATGCTTGGACTTGGTGCACCCAAATCCACTGGAGTAGGCAGATCCCATTCAGGTCGTGGCTTGAGAACGCTTGGACCCGGGAGGTACAATTCCACTGAATCAACCAGATCCTCTTCAGCGTCTGGCTCAGGGACACTTGAACCCGGGGCGTATAATTCCATCGAGTCCTTATCCCATTCACGTTCAAGAGGATCATCCAGATCCTCCTCAGAGTCCGGCTCAGGAACGCTAGGACTCGGGGTGTACAGTTCCACTG of the Carassius gibelio isolate Cgi1373 ecotype wild population from Czech Republic chromosome A5, carGib1.2-hapl.c, whole genome shotgun sequence genome contains:
- the LOC128014649 gene encoding uncharacterized protein LOC128014649, with product MPETVGQPELDLPDPKESFVPDPSAPKPEPEMDLLDTEQSCIPEPELDLVVPSEPKLDLVDPEEACASPKETTKATKNKKVLGFVVTKRVEYATVRNTKKTFLQNDRSNSAWPEMDLNVREPKPIEDLVAPPKWDLVDAVELYTPSPSVPEPDSEEDLDDPLEREWDKDSMELYAPGSSVPEPDAEEDLVDSVELYLPGPSVLKPRPEWDLPTPVDLGAPSPSILEPESTVLSELASLENYVPLNMLQLEDRLKQCTLLKQRHVTNVWPRVFIGDEEAATDRDMLQEMCITHILNAAAPKKDLNYFLGKSYVEDLEGTVNTGSRYYSGLHINYYSLPTTDRHCSDISKCFMPAAKFINKAVNKPGSKVLICCKQGVDHSATLFLAYLMICHDMMVEDAIDDVIKSRRIQPSRDFLKELMLLNADLVNKQKLKLEDIKKGKKRRKWQLKKKCRDILKDIKENVHI